AGTAATGGTAATGTCGTGGCCaggctcgtcggcctccCAGATAATCGCGACGTCCTTGGGGCGCTGCATCGCCCAGCGATCCACCGCATTGTACGAGGCATTGAGCTGACCCTCGGGGAACCAGGCTACGTCGCCGTACTCAAAGCCACCCGACTGGACCGTTTGGAAGGGGGTCGACCAGGACAGCACGTCCTTTGCGGCCTGTGCCCAGAACTTGTCCGTGCTCTCTGTAGAGTGCTTGTACTCGGCTTCGTACTGGCCAAGAGAAAAGTGAGGCTTCGGGCGCGAAGCGTCGCTACCGTTCACGCGAACAGGAATGTCAATCATCTCTCCAAGTGCAGCCATAATGCGTACTAGAAAGAGAACGGGGCGAACTCGCTAGCCTTGTACCGGCCGACTTACCCCAGATTTGGTCATCAGATCGGGCCCGATTTTaggggcggcgcacggggCCAATAACCCCAGGCAACTCCGACAGGCGCAGGCCAGCTGACGCTGCGGAGCTTGTCGGACAAATATGGGGCACATCACATGGGCTAGAAGCAAATGCACATTGGCTAGGGCTACGCGTCGTCCACGTTAAAACTAAGGCCAACACCAGGCTTGGCTTTTTTTCGTCGCTTTTTGTCTGGGGCACTCGCTTGGCTTTCGGCCTTCTGACTCTGGTGTGCACGGATCAAGTCCTTGGCATGAGTCATGGACTTGGGCCGCGGAGGTCCAGCCGTCTGCTTGGGGGTCTTGGCGGGTGCGCCTGCCTCGGCCACCTGTTCCGTAGCTGAAAATGAGTCAACATAACCTACCGGGTGGTGCTTCGTCctcctgcgtgcgctggtcCATGTACTCATCCTTGCTTAGGTGCTTGCCTTCTTTTAGCACCACGACCTGAGCATGCTCGAGGTCGTTATCACTGTCGTACCCATcgccacgcggcgcagcctcGCTTGAGGGGCGCTTCTTTTGGTTCTCACTGGACGCGCCTAAAAAGGCCATGACGgggtcctcgtcgtcctcgtcgtgatgccgcgcgcgcgcagcattGTGCCGACTGCCATGCACTTGCGCGTGCAAGTTTTGCAAAAAGCTCGGCACTTCCGACGTGTACGACAGGTTTTTGGCCTCGCGGGCCGACAGCCcgcggtcctcgtcgccacggcctcgaggcATAAGGAGAGCACGTGCCGGGCAGGAGCCGACCGGTGGGGGAGATCGTGACCAAAGACTACCTAGCTACTGCTCCGCAAAAAGGGTCGGGAACTGCGGCTCGAGCTTgaccagctgctcgaccaaCGACAGGTCTATGTAAGATTGAAAACGTACCCAAGTTATCGCCCAGAgggagcagcgcatgctGCGTAATCGAGTCGCCCGTCCGCGCAACGCGGCCAATAACCTCGACGTATTGCGACGTAGGCGTGTCTTCCTATTTGTGAGCACACGCCACCTACCATTTGCAGCTTGACCTCGACCGTGCCACTGTCCGACGCCTCCAGGAGAAGCACGCCACTAGACACCTACATTAGAATTGTAACATACCTTTTGCACCTTGCCAATAATGCGCACCTCCTGGTTCACGCGGCTCGCGAGCTGCGACGAGTTCGTCAACGGGATCGCCTGCGACATCGTATTCGTagcgcgacgcgtgtggcgacgcgccgcgtgtcCAACACCCACATGGCCCCACGTGGCCCTcccgcagcgcacggtcaACGAGCATGAGCCtggcgcgaggtgcgcgtgcgccgtggGCGTGTGCCGTGTCTTTTGTGCGTGTGGCGTGTCCGGGATCACGCACGGCAAGTGGTCCATGGGGCGCACCGGTGCGCTTGtactcgacgccgcccgagccccgtcgcggcgtgctTCATGCGCTCCAAAGCCGCGCGAATGACTGGTACCAGCGCACCCGTCCGGCGGCTGAGAAGCGCATCAGCGAGCTGAGCCAGCGCTGGAACGAGTTTTCTGGTTACGGAGAAATCGAGGGCTTGAAGGCACAGGTCGATGTGGAAAGTAGGTCGCCAAACTCACCCAGCGATCCGCCTCAAAGAGCTGCAGGAAGAAAAGAACCTGGCCAAATCGATCTATATCCAGGCCGTAGCCGACcgctccgccgcgcagcgccgcacgagcgACCTACTTACCAGGAAGCCGTCGTGGAACGATGCAGATCTCGTCGAGTACACCAAGCTCTTGCACTCCGAGCActcgctcgccaaggccgaggagcagaGCGAGCAAAAGTACGAAGAGGCTGAAGGCGCGATGCACCGCGGCTTTGATGACCTCATGCGCAGCGTCATGAACCGGTACCACGAGGAGCATCTATGGAGCGACCGCGTGCGAAGTGTGAGCACCTATGTGAGCGTTGGCCTCGCGATTCTGaacggtacgtcgcgcggctgaTCCAGTCTTGGTCTTTATGttggcgctcctgctctTTGAGCCGTACAAGCGGCGGAAGCTGGCGCTTACGCTGGAGCAGCGTCTCATCCAAGGCGAagaagaggcgcgcgagcgcatggcgGCTGCGATCGTGTCGGTCGACcggcacctcgagcgcctcgagggTGCGATCACCGGCAAGACGACGTCGGACGCTtccgccgagcacctcgcggccgaggtcgacgacaAGGAAGCGCTCGCCCAAGCGCCGGTGGCCAAGAAGCTGCCTCCGCCTGCTCCCCGGCGCATCTTCCCTACGCTGCCCAACTTTGCTTGGGTACGCGAAGTGGTGCATTGGTTCGCGGTGCTTCGCGAGCATACGGAGCAGTTTGTGTCGCACTACCTGCCTTTTTCGCATAGCGAGCAAGtgtcgctcgccgccggcaccACAGGTGTGGTGCTTGCGAGTGCACTGACGTACTGGGCGTCGCTGTTCTTTTTGTAGAAGCAATCAGGCTTGCAAAAACTATGGCCTGCGACTCAATACACTATTTtagagctcctcgtcggtgaACACCTCCTCAccgcgcttgcggcgggcCATGCGGtccttcttggccttgcgGGCCTCGGCCGAGGTAagcttcttcttcttcttctcctCGACAATCTTGTTGCCGAGAGCGTCAAACTTgacctcctcctcgtcgttcTTCTTCTTGTCAATGCGCTCACCCGAACCCTGACCCTCGACCCAGTTGTGGCCCGAAGCGACAAGAGTGCCGTCCTGCATCTTCCAGATCTCCTTGCAGGTACCCTCCGAGAACTCCTGCGAGTGGGTAATGATCGCAACACCACCCTCGAAGCTCTGGATAGCGTTGATGAGCGCAGCAAGCGACTCACGGTCCAAGAAGTTGGTGGGCTCGTCCAGCACAATGATGTGGGGCATGCGCCAGGTGGCGGCACCCAGGACGACCTTGACCTTCTGACCACCCGAGAGACCGCGCATGTTGTTGTGCGAGGTGAACTCACGCTCGAGACCGAAGTCCTCAAAGTGCTTCTCGATCTCGCGACGGACGAGAGGACGAAGCATACCAGCCTTCTGCGCCTCACGCGAGTCGACGGTCATGACCTTCTTCTCGAAACCGCGGCGGATAAGCTCGTCACGCGACAGCCACATGTTCTCGGTCGAGGACATGTTCTTGAACGAGACCTCGTACTGGAACGAGTTCTTGAGCTTCTTGCGGCCGACAATGTCGTCAATGACGCGCTTCACACCCTCGATCTCCATGATGGCACCGTTCTTCATagcctcctcctcttcggGGCTGAGCTTGCGCGAGTTCTTGAGGTGCTCCTCAAGGTCCTCACCGGTCTGGTAGCGCCAGAGCATGTACTCCAGAGGAGTCTTGTCGAGGTGCTGGTCAATGTGGTGGAAGGCGTGCTGGGCCACGTAACCAATGACCAGGTTGGGGTGCT
This sequence is a window from Malassezia japonica chromosome 5, complete sequence. Protein-coding genes within it:
- a CDS encoding uncharacterized protein (EggNog:ENOG503P8TK; COG:S), producing the protein MSQAIPLTNSSQLASRVNQEVRIIGKVQKVSSGVLLLEASDSGTVEVKLQMEDTPTSQYVEVIGRVARTGDSITQHALLPLGDNLDLSLVEQLVKLEPQFPTLFAEQ
- the SHE9 gene encoding sensitivity to high expression protein she9 (TransMembrane:2 (o207-227i352-371o); BUSCO:EOG09264LJU; COG:S; EggNog:ENOG503NZZI), whose amino-acid sequence is MSLARGARAPWACAVSFVRVACPGSRTASGPWGAPVRLYSTPPEPRRGVLHALQSRANDWYQRTRPAAEKRISELSQRWNEFSGYGEIEGLKAQVDVETIRLKELQEEKNLAKSIYIQAVADRSAAQRRTSDLLTRKPSWNDADLVEYTKLLHSEHSLAKAEEQSEQKYEEAEGAMHRGFDDLMRSVMNRYHEEHLWSDRVRSVSTYVSVGLAILNVLVFMLALLLFEPYKRRKLALTLEQRLIQGEEEARERMAAAIVSVDRHLERLEGAITGKTTSDASAEHLAAEVDDKEALAQAPVAKKLPPPAPRRIFPTLPNFAWVREVVHWFAVLREHTEQFVSHYLPFSHSEQVSLAAGTTGVVLASALTYWASLFFL